A single Sphingomonas kaistensis DNA region contains:
- a CDS encoding energy transducer TonB: protein MRRQLATPADRARSIGLAALIHVGLGYALLTGLGVTPSPAELAKPLVLLDIPDEAEPEPPATPMLPEPAPKPTERAADPEGAAAPPALNNTPTPVVAPPPVVKLPVPPPLPAAPIAGTGTAPNPGAAPVDGPGTGRGGEGEGLGAGRFGDGTGGGGAGGVAQEPEYVAGDIQQADVPRGLELGRTRFVRFRLLIGRTGAVLDCRIQRSSGIAALDAATCASARRRLRYDPARDRAGRAVDGWTYGEFIWNHRPGADRWVEPVEERY from the coding sequence ATGCGCCGCCAGCTCGCCACTCCGGCCGACCGGGCCCGTTCGATCGGCCTTGCCGCGCTGATCCACGTCGGCCTCGGCTATGCCCTGCTGACCGGGCTCGGCGTCACCCCGTCTCCGGCCGAGCTCGCCAAACCGCTGGTCCTACTCGACATCCCCGACGAGGCCGAGCCCGAACCGCCCGCCACCCCGATGCTGCCCGAACCGGCGCCCAAGCCGACCGAGCGCGCCGCCGATCCCGAAGGCGCCGCCGCGCCCCCGGCGCTCAATAACACCCCGACTCCGGTGGTCGCCCCGCCCCCGGTGGTGAAGCTGCCCGTTCCCCCGCCGCTTCCCGCCGCGCCGATCGCCGGCACCGGCACCGCGCCCAATCCCGGCGCCGCGCCGGTCGATGGGCCGGGCACCGGCCGCGGCGGCGAGGGCGAAGGGCTTGGCGCGGGCCGCTTCGGTGACGGCACCGGCGGCGGCGGCGCGGGCGGAGTTGCCCAGGAGCCCGAATATGTCGCCGGCGACATTCAGCAGGCCGATGTCCCCCGCGGGCTCGAGCTGGGCCGCACCCGCTTTGTCCGGTTCCGCTTGCTGATCGGCCGCACCGGGGCCGTGCTCGACTGCCGTATCCAGCGCTCGAGCGGGATTGCCGCGCTTGACGCGGCGACCTGCGCCTCGGCCCGTCGCCGCCTCCGCTACGACCCCGCCCGCGACCGCGCGGGGCGGGCGGTCGACGGCTGGACCTACGGCGAATTCATCTGGAACCACCGCCCCGGCGCCGACCGCTGGGTCGAACCGGTGGAGGAGCGTTATTAG
- a CDS encoding TonB family protein: MQPSILSRRDRAGAIALVVLVHVGVLAGLLTLGSSSAVQEAVQERLEIFDVTLPKSPPPPPPPVVVESRAAPREEGAAAPPARKAEATPVKRVEPIVVLPPPPAPVIAAPLPGLGSAPSAGAAPVDGPGSGAGGQGNGTGSGGSGSGPGGEGDGGEGQGPSVIPSTTLTGRSYPREVLRAWPRGGRVFVAVRVQTDGRATDCKVNRSSGNSIVDQWTCRLVEERVRFRPAVDGDGRPYVRWYGYIQAPVNF; the protein is encoded by the coding sequence ATGCAGCCGTCGATTCTCAGCCGTCGTGACCGCGCCGGGGCCATTGCCCTGGTGGTGCTGGTCCATGTCGGGGTGCTCGCCGGCCTGCTGACGCTGGGATCGTCGAGCGCGGTGCAAGAGGCAGTGCAGGAGCGGCTCGAGATCTTCGACGTGACGCTGCCCAAGTCGCCGCCACCCCCGCCGCCGCCGGTAGTAGTCGAGAGTCGCGCCGCGCCGAGGGAAGAGGGCGCAGCGGCGCCGCCGGCCCGCAAGGCGGAAGCGACGCCGGTCAAGCGGGTCGAGCCGATCGTGGTGCTTCCCCCGCCGCCCGCCCCGGTGATCGCCGCGCCACTGCCGGGACTTGGCAGTGCACCGAGCGCCGGAGCGGCGCCGGTCGACGGGCCGGGCAGCGGGGCCGGGGGGCAGGGCAATGGCACCGGCTCGGGCGGCAGCGGATCGGGGCCGGGCGGTGAAGGTGACGGCGGCGAAGGGCAGGGGCCTTCGGTGATCCCTAGCACCACACTGACCGGGCGGAGTTATCCGCGTGAGGTCTTGCGGGCGTGGCCGCGGGGCGGGCGGGTGTTCGTGGCCGTGCGGGTCCAGACCGATGGGCGAGCGACCGACTGCAAGGTCAACCGGTCGAGCGGCAATTCAATCGTCGACCAGTGGACCTGCCGGCTGGTCGAGGAGCGGGTGCGCTTCCGCCCGGCGGTGGACGGCGACGGGCGCCCCTATGTCCGCTGGTACGGCTACATCCAGGCGCCGGTAAACTTCTAA
- a CDS encoding ZIP family metal transporter → MEWDLIATGTLASFLAGQATTLGALPVFFMRSISQRTQNIFLGFAAGIMLAASFFSLIIPGLNAAGELHDGNKTIAALIVGSAILLGAGTLHLVNRAAPHEHFISGPMSGAERSKLSRIWLFVIAISLHNFPEGLAVGVSFGSPDDTAGYATAFGIGLQNVPEGLAVALSLAAVGYGRLFSFLIAVATGLIEPVGGFLGISAISVSSELLPWGLGFAGGAMIWVVSSEIIPETHRDHQEGTATFALMVGLAVMMSLDWIFG, encoded by the coding sequence GTGGAATGGGATCTGATCGCGACCGGTACGCTGGCGAGCTTTCTCGCCGGACAGGCCACCACGCTCGGCGCGCTGCCGGTCTTCTTCATGCGCTCGATCAGCCAGCGCACGCAGAACATCTTTCTCGGCTTCGCGGCCGGGATCATGCTGGCGGCGAGCTTCTTCTCGCTGATCATTCCCGGCCTCAATGCCGCGGGTGAGCTGCACGACGGCAACAAGACGATTGCGGCGCTGATCGTCGGTTCCGCGATCCTGCTCGGCGCAGGCACGCTGCATCTCGTCAACCGGGCGGCGCCGCACGAGCATTTCATCTCCGGGCCGATGAGCGGTGCGGAGCGGAGCAAGCTGTCGCGCATCTGGCTGTTCGTGATCGCCATCTCGCTGCACAATTTTCCCGAAGGACTGGCGGTGGGCGTCAGCTTCGGCAGCCCCGACGATACTGCGGGGTACGCAACCGCCTTCGGGATCGGGTTGCAGAACGTGCCCGAAGGGCTGGCGGTGGCGCTCAGCCTCGCGGCGGTCGGTTACGGGCGGTTGTTCTCGTTCCTGATTGCCGTTGCCACGGGTCTGATCGAACCGGTCGGCGGGTTTCTTGGAATCTCGGCGATTTCGGTGTCGAGCGAATTGCTGCCGTGGGGGCTGGGTTTTGCGGGAGGCGCGATGATCTGGGTGGTGTCGAGCGAGATCATCCCGGAAACCCACCGCGATCACCAGGAAGGCACCGCGACCTTTGCGCTGATGGTGGGCCTGGCGGTGATGATGAGCCTCGACTGGATCTTCGGTTAA
- a CDS encoding aldose 1-epimerase, whose protein sequence is MLHADHTPLTLRAGALELILRPELGGAIAGLAWVGEGRRVPLLRETRADTDSVLDMACFPLVPFVNRIRGGRFSFHGREVTLKPNMAGDISPLHGQGWLGAWTVESCNERRAELRFDHAAGEWPWAYEARQVFGLDENGLTLSLECRNTSNDAMPCGLGQHPYFPCEAETRIDTEVLTAFEIDEHVLPTGEVPATGRYDLKNRAVCGQGLDHGFGGWGGTVLLTDPAWPAPLRLSSEQAHFFQLYSPETGGIFVAEPVTHANAALNEPEERWKELGLQVLEPGEAMRMTVRLELVR, encoded by the coding sequence ATGTTGCACGCCGACCACACGCCCCTGACGCTTCGTGCCGGTGCGCTCGAGCTGATCCTCCGCCCGGAATTGGGCGGGGCGATCGCGGGGCTGGCGTGGGTGGGCGAAGGACGGCGGGTGCCGCTGCTGCGCGAGACCCGTGCGGACACGGACAGCGTGCTCGACATGGCCTGCTTTCCATTGGTGCCGTTCGTTAATCGCATCCGGGGCGGCCGGTTCAGCTTTCATGGGCGCGAGGTCACGCTGAAGCCCAACATGGCAGGCGACATCTCGCCACTGCATGGGCAAGGCTGGCTCGGCGCCTGGACGGTCGAGAGCTGCAACGAACGCCGCGCGGAGCTGCGCTTCGACCATGCGGCGGGCGAATGGCCATGGGCCTATGAGGCACGGCAGGTGTTCGGCCTCGACGAGAATGGCCTGACGCTATCGCTGGAGTGCCGCAACACGAGCAACGACGCGATGCCGTGCGGGCTTGGCCAGCATCCCTATTTCCCGTGCGAGGCCGAGACGCGGATCGACACCGAGGTCCTCACCGCGTTCGAGATCGACGAGCATGTGCTGCCGACCGGCGAGGTGCCGGCGACCGGGCGCTATGATCTCAAGAACCGCGCGGTGTGCGGGCAGGGACTGGACCACGGCTTCGGAGGCTGGGGCGGGACGGTGCTTCTGACCGATCCGGCATGGCCCGCACCGCTGAGGTTGTCGAGCGAGCAGGCGCATTTTTTCCAGCTTTATTCGCCGGAAACGGGCGGCATTTTCGTTGCCGAGCCTGTGACCCACGCCAATGCCGCGCTGAACGAGCCCGAGGAGCGCTGGAAAGAGCTCGGCCTGCAAGTGCTGGAGCCGGGCGAGGCGATGCGAATGACCGTGCGCCTGGAGCTCGTCCGCTAG
- the dgoD gene encoding galactonate dehydratase has product MPMPELKIGRIETFLVPPRWLFVRVETVDGAHGWGEASLEGHAEAVNGAYEAIRDRFIGHDAARIEDIWQIAYRGGFYRGGAVLMSALSGLDQALWDLKGKALGVPAWELMGGRVRDRIRAYAWIGGDKPHEIDSAAAARKAQGFSAVKMNATADLDWIGTPKLFDEVISRVEAAQAQGMDVGLDFHGRVHRPMAKQLAKVLEPLGLLFIEEPLLSENPEGLADIAALVSTPIALGERLYSRWDFKPFFERGAVDIIQPDLSHAGGISECRRIAAMAEAYDVAVAPHCPLGPLALAACLQIAANAPNVAIQEMSLGIHYNVGHDLLEFVTDPEVLTPVDGFLPIPDKPGLGITVDEDKVRAVAKDGHRWRNPIWRHRDGSFAEW; this is encoded by the coding sequence ATGCCCATGCCCGAGCTCAAGATCGGCCGGATCGAGACCTTCCTGGTGCCGCCGCGCTGGCTGTTCGTGCGGGTCGAAACGGTGGACGGCGCGCACGGCTGGGGCGAAGCGAGCCTCGAAGGTCATGCCGAGGCGGTGAACGGCGCCTACGAAGCGATCCGCGACCGCTTCATCGGGCATGACGCGGCGCGGATCGAGGACATCTGGCAGATCGCCTATCGCGGCGGCTTCTATCGTGGCGGCGCGGTGCTGATGAGCGCGCTGTCGGGGCTCGACCAGGCGTTGTGGGATCTGAAGGGCAAGGCGCTGGGCGTGCCCGCGTGGGAACTGATGGGCGGGCGTGTGCGCGACCGGATCCGCGCTTATGCCTGGATCGGCGGGGACAAGCCGCACGAGATCGACAGCGCGGCGGCAGCGCGCAAGGCGCAAGGCTTCAGCGCGGTCAAGATGAACGCCACCGCCGACCTCGACTGGATCGGCACGCCCAAGCTGTTCGACGAGGTGATCAGCCGCGTCGAGGCGGCGCAGGCACAGGGGATGGATGTCGGGCTGGATTTCCACGGCCGGGTGCATCGGCCGATGGCCAAGCAGCTGGCCAAGGTGCTGGAGCCGCTGGGGCTCTTATTCATCGAGGAACCGCTGCTCAGCGAAAATCCCGAAGGCCTGGCCGACATCGCGGCTCTGGTGTCGACCCCGATCGCGCTGGGCGAGCGGCTTTATTCACGCTGGGACTTCAAACCGTTCTTCGAGCGCGGCGCGGTGGACATCATCCAGCCCGACCTCAGCCACGCCGGCGGGATCAGCGAATGCCGCCGGATCGCGGCGATGGCCGAAGCCTATGATGTGGCGGTCGCGCCGCATTGCCCGCTGGGGCCGCTGGCGCTGGCCGCTTGCCTGCAGATCGCGGCCAATGCGCCCAACGTCGCGATTCAGGAGATGAGCCTCGGCATTCACTACAATGTCGGGCACGACCTGCTGGAGTTCGTCACCGATCCGGAGGTGCTGACCCCCGTCGACGGCTTTCTGCCGATCCCGGACAAGCCTGGCCTCGGCATCACGGTCGACGAGGACAAGGTGCGCGCGGTGGCGAAGGACGGCCATCGCTGGCGCAACCCCATCTGGCGCCACCGCGACGGCAGCTTTGCCGAATGGTGA
- a CDS encoding family 1 glycosylhydrolase, with protein MFATGIENSIPTIQGGKVRVDQMEASDHYRRWREDFDCVEEMGIEYLRFGPPLHKTFLGPGKYDWEFADLTLNDLKRREITPIVDLCHFGVPDWIGNFQNPDFSQQFANYAADFAERYPWIQLYTPVNEMFICAVFSAKYGWWNEQLQSDQGFVTAIKHIVKANVLAMVEILKRRPDAIFIQSESSEYFHADSPAAIGPAEVLNSRRFLTLDLNYGRRVDSEMYEYLMDNGMTREEYHFFLGNRLKQHCILGNDYYKTNEHRVHADGRTEAAGETFGYCEITRQYHNRYRLPIMHTETNLREGPTGQEAVQWLWKEWANVLRLRNVGIPTVGFTWYSLTDQVDWDTALREKNGNVNPLGLYDLNRNLRNVGKAYKQLIKDWRDVLPASSVCLAVPIKPIGHDCWPPRDDYAGKGVEAQDKGLALGNQSQSQPESA; from the coding sequence ATGTTCGCCACGGGGATCGAAAACAGCATCCCCACCATCCAGGGCGGCAAGGTCCGGGTCGATCAGATGGAGGCGTCGGATCATTATCGCCGCTGGCGCGAGGATTTCGACTGCGTCGAGGAGATGGGGATCGAATATCTCCGCTTCGGTCCGCCGCTGCACAAGACCTTTCTCGGCCCCGGCAAATATGATTGGGAATTCGCCGATCTCACGCTGAACGACCTCAAGCGCCGCGAAATCACCCCGATCGTCGATCTTTGCCACTTCGGCGTGCCCGACTGGATCGGCAATTTCCAGAACCCCGATTTCAGCCAGCAATTCGCCAATTACGCCGCCGATTTCGCCGAGCGATATCCGTGGATCCAGCTCTACACGCCGGTGAACGAGATGTTCATTTGCGCCGTCTTTAGCGCCAAATACGGTTGGTGGAACGAGCAGCTGCAAAGCGATCAGGGCTTCGTCACCGCGATCAAGCATATCGTCAAAGCCAATGTGCTGGCGATGGTGGAAATCCTGAAGCGCCGGCCCGACGCCATCTTCATTCAGTCGGAATCATCCGAATATTTCCATGCCGACAGCCCCGCCGCGATCGGCCCGGCCGAGGTGCTGAACAGTCGCCGCTTCCTGACGCTCGACCTCAATTACGGGCGGCGGGTCGACAGCGAGATGTACGAATATCTGATGGATAACGGGATGACCCGGGAGGAATATCATTTCTTCCTCGGCAACCGGCTGAAACAGCACTGCATTCTCGGCAACGATTATTACAAGACCAACGAGCACCGGGTACATGCCGACGGGCGGACCGAAGCGGCGGGCGAGACCTTCGGTTATTGCGAGATCACGCGGCAATATCACAACCGCTACCGCCTCCCGATCATGCACACGGAGACCAATTTGCGCGAAGGGCCGACGGGGCAGGAGGCGGTACAGTGGCTGTGGAAGGAATGGGCCAACGTGCTGCGCCTGCGCAACGTGGGTATCCCGACCGTCGGATTCACCTGGTACAGCCTAACCGATCAGGTCGATTGGGATACCGCGCTGCGTGAGAAGAACGGCAACGTGAACCCGCTTGGGCTGTATGATCTCAACCGCAATCTGCGCAACGTGGGCAAGGCCTACAAGCAGCTGATCAAGGATTGGCGCGACGTGCTTCCGGCCTCGTCGGTGTGCCTGGCGGTTCCGATCAAGCCGATCGGCCACGATTGCTGGCCCCCGCGCGACGATTATGCGGGCAAGGGGGTCGAAGCGCAGGACAAGGGCCTGGCGCTTGGCAATCAGTCGCAATCGCAGCCGGAGAGCGCGTAA
- a CDS encoding SMP-30/gluconolactonase/LRE family protein has protein sequence MCGDHVILGGAMDITCIADVKALLGEGPHWDAERQQLTFVDIKGRRAFRLDGDGGNLAEIATPYRIGSLIPRASGGYIAGTEHGIAHVDLDRERFQLLFDPEEDRESNRFNDAKVDRSGRLFAGTMDDEEREATGAFYRIDKKLACARIDDGFRVTNGPAFSPDGKIMYANDSGRQITYRYDLAPDGTPLNKLELVRFGEGDGYPDGMTVDAEGCLWIAFWDGWCLRRLSPRGERLAEIRVPVQRPTSVAFGGASLDRLFITSARIGLNEDALGVQPYAGGLFMTVPGVTGIAEQPFAG, from the coding sequence TTGTGCGGCGACCACGTTATTCTGGGCGGCGCGATGGACATCACCTGCATAGCCGATGTGAAAGCCCTGCTGGGCGAAGGGCCGCATTGGGATGCGGAGCGCCAGCAGCTCACCTTCGTCGACATCAAGGGTCGAAGGGCGTTCCGGCTCGATGGCGATGGCGGCAATCTTGCCGAGATTGCGACGCCCTATCGGATCGGCAGCCTGATCCCGCGGGCGAGCGGCGGTTATATCGCCGGGACCGAGCATGGGATCGCGCACGTCGACCTCGACCGCGAGCGGTTCCAACTGTTGTTCGATCCCGAGGAAGACCGCGAAAGCAATCGTTTCAACGATGCCAAGGTGGACCGCAGCGGGCGGCTCTTCGCGGGCACGATGGACGACGAGGAGCGTGAAGCGACCGGCGCCTTTTACCGGATCGACAAGAAACTTGCCTGCGCCCGGATCGACGACGGCTTCCGGGTCACCAACGGCCCGGCGTTCAGCCCCGACGGCAAGATCATGTATGCCAACGATAGCGGCCGCCAGATCACCTATCGCTACGACTTGGCGCCCGACGGGACGCCGCTCAACAAACTCGAACTGGTACGCTTCGGCGAAGGCGACGGCTATCCCGACGGAATGACGGTGGATGCCGAAGGCTGCCTGTGGATCGCCTTCTGGGACGGCTGGTGCCTGCGCCGCCTGTCCCCGCGCGGGGAGCGGCTGGCCGAGATCCGAGTGCCGGTGCAGCGGCCGACCAGCGTGGCGTTCGGCGGCGCTTCGCTCGACCGTCTTTTCATCACCAGCGCCCGCATCGGGCTCAACGAAGATGCGCTTGGCGTGCAACCTTACGCGGGCGGGCTGTTTATGACGGTACCGGGTGTGACGGGCATCGCGGAGCAGCCATTCGCCGGCTGA
- a CDS encoding 2-dehydro-3-deoxygalactonokinase produces MWTDGYIAVDWGTTNRRAWRMRDGRVEQEFADDLGFTSVAAGGFPAAVQDIRDRLGDLPLLMAGMVGARGGWVDAPYLPCPLDLATLAASLIEVPSERAFIVPGASFVDGLRGDVMRGEETQFFGAVDAGLCSPDGLICHPGTHNKWALMQGGRLVWFRTVMTGEMFSILKAQSLLKAWLDTPAHPGKTFEEGVARGLEGRAVTADLFTVRARVLLGSLAEAEVSSFVSGLLIGADVRTGLNGMPQGEVIVMGRGALTQLYAAALTQAGRATRQVDGEQAFLAGTNAIVERLS; encoded by the coding sequence ATGTGGACAGACGGATATATCGCGGTCGACTGGGGCACCACGAACCGCCGTGCCTGGCGAATGCGTGACGGCCGGGTGGAGCAGGAATTCGCCGACGATCTCGGTTTCACCAGCGTCGCGGCGGGCGGCTTTCCCGCCGCCGTGCAGGACATCCGCGATCGGCTCGGCGATCTGCCGCTGCTGATGGCGGGGATGGTCGGTGCGCGCGGCGGCTGGGTCGACGCGCCGTACCTCCCCTGCCCGCTCGACCTCGCCACCCTCGCCGCCTCATTGATCGAGGTACCGAGCGAACGCGCTTTCATCGTCCCCGGCGCGTCCTTCGTCGACGGCCTGCGCGGCGATGTCATGCGCGGCGAGGAAACGCAGTTTTTCGGCGCGGTCGACGCCGGCCTTTGTTCGCCCGACGGCCTCATCTGCCATCCCGGCACGCATAACAAATGGGCGCTGATGCAAGGCGGGCGCCTAGTCTGGTTCCGCACGGTAATGACCGGCGAAATGTTCTCGATCCTCAAGGCACAAAGCCTGCTCAAGGCGTGGCTCGACACCCCCGCGCACCCCGGCAAAACGTTTGAAGAAGGCGTCGCCCGCGGTCTCGAAGGCCGGGCGGTGACTGCCGACCTGTTCACCGTTCGCGCCCGCGTCCTGCTCGGCAGCCTTGCCGAAGCCGAGGTGTCGAGCTTCGTCAGCGGCCTTCTGATAGGCGCCGATGTGCGCACCGGCCTCAACGGCATGCCGCAGGGCGAGGTGATCGTCATGGGCCGCGGCGCGCTGACGCAGCTTTATGCGGCGGCCCTGACCCAGGCCGGCCGCGCCACTCGCCAGGTCGACGGCGAACAAGCCTTTCTCGCCGGCACCAACGCCATTGTGGAGCGACTGTCATGA
- a CDS encoding 2-dehydro-3-deoxy-6-phosphogalactonate aldolase: MTAETDFARYLADCPLVAIIRGVTPDEVVAVGEAILSAGIHIIEVPLNSPHPFESIDRLSRALGDRALVGAGTVLDTLSVARVKDAGGRLVVAPNTNAQVIAAAVQAGMVAAPGYFTPTEAFAALDAGAQALKLFPAEGASPAILKAQRAVLPRQVPVLVVGGVQPGDMAKWREAGANGFGLGSGVFTPGRSPDEVHARAKAYVEAARS, translated from the coding sequence ATGACCGCCGAAACCGACTTCGCCCGCTATCTCGCCGATTGCCCGCTGGTCGCGATCATCCGCGGCGTCACTCCCGACGAGGTCGTGGCGGTGGGTGAAGCGATCCTGTCGGCCGGCATCCACATCATCGAGGTGCCGCTGAACAGCCCGCATCCGTTCGAAAGCATCGATCGCTTGAGCCGGGCACTCGGCGACCGTGCGCTCGTCGGCGCCGGCACCGTGCTCGACACGCTTAGCGTCGCCCGCGTCAAGGACGCCGGTGGTCGGCTGGTCGTCGCGCCCAACACCAACGCCCAGGTGATCGCCGCCGCCGTGCAGGCCGGGATGGTCGCCGCGCCCGGTTACTTTACGCCGACCGAAGCCTTTGCCGCGCTCGATGCCGGTGCACAGGCGCTGAAGCTTTTTCCGGCCGAAGGCGCTTCGCCCGCCATCCTCAAGGCCCAGCGCGCGGTGCTGCCGAGGCAAGTGCCGGTCCTCGTCGTCGGCGGGGTCCAGCCCGGCGACATGGCCAAATGGCGTGAGGCCGGCGCCAACGGCTTCGGTCTTGGCTCCGGTGTCTTCACCCCAGGCCGAAGTCCCGATGAGGTCCACGCCCGCGCCAAGGCCTATGTCGAGGCCGCCCGCTCATGA
- a CDS encoding Gfo/Idh/MocA family oxidoreductase, translating into MKPIRTAIIGFGKIAEDQHVPAIAGNPRFELAASVSRQGNGPAPNFISAEDLLASGLEFEAAAITTPPGPRFEIARLCIERGLHLLLEKPPCATLGEVEELRRLAAAKGTTLFTTWHAQHNGGVAAAKKLLAGQRLKSMRITWHENVHKWHPGQQWVFDAGGFGVFDPGINAFSVATAILPAPLFVREGTLYFPANAHTPIAAELSFTSPAADGPLSASFDWRKTDGEEWTILIETADGAHLKLLDGGARLQLNGDEVAASGIGEYPDLYATFADLIDRRESLVDAEPLRLVADSLLVSKREMVDAVTV; encoded by the coding sequence ATGAAGCCGATCCGCACCGCCATCATCGGCTTCGGCAAGATCGCCGAGGACCAGCACGTTCCCGCGATCGCCGGCAACCCTCGCTTCGAACTGGCGGCCAGCGTCAGCCGACAGGGCAATGGCCCCGCGCCCAACTTCATCTCGGCCGAGGATCTTCTCGCGTCCGGCCTTGAGTTCGAGGCGGCGGCGATCACCACGCCTCCCGGCCCCCGCTTCGAGATCGCCCGGCTGTGCATCGAGCGCGGGCTTCACCTGCTGCTCGAAAAGCCGCCCTGCGCGACGCTGGGCGAAGTCGAGGAACTGCGCCGCCTCGCCGCCGCCAAGGGCACTACGCTTTTCACCACTTGGCATGCGCAGCATAATGGCGGGGTCGCGGCGGCAAAGAAGCTGCTTGCCGGCCAGCGCCTCAAGTCGATGCGCATCACCTGGCACGAAAACGTCCACAAATGGCATCCCGGCCAGCAATGGGTGTTCGATGCCGGCGGCTTCGGCGTGTTCGACCCCGGCATCAACGCCTTCTCGGTCGCCACCGCCATCCTGCCCGCGCCGCTGTTCGTTCGAGAAGGGACGCTCTACTTCCCGGCCAATGCCCACACTCCGATCGCCGCCGAACTTTCCTTCACCTCGCCCGCCGCGGACGGGCCGCTCAGCGCCAGCTTCGACTGGCGCAAGACCGATGGCGAGGAATGGACGATTCTGATCGAGACCGCCGACGGCGCGCACCTCAAGCTCCTCGACGGCGGCGCGCGGCTGCAGCTCAACGGCGACGAGGTCGCGGCGAGCGGGATCGGCGAATATCCCGACCTCTACGCCACCTTCGCCGACCTCATCGACCGCCGCGAAAGCCTGGTCGACGCCGAACCCCTTCGTCTCGTTGCGGACTCGCTGCTGGTGTCGAAGCGCGAGATGGTCGACGCGGTGACGGTCTAG